The Sphingomonas alpina genome has a segment encoding these proteins:
- the alaS gene encoding alanine--tRNA ligase — translation MTSTNDIRRSFLDYFESAGHARVQSAPLVPQNDPTLMFVNAGMVPFKNVFTGLETRPYVTAASSQKCVRAGGKHNDLDNVGYTARHHTFFEMLGNFSFGDYFKDQAITHAWTLLTKVWGIQPEKLTVTVYHTDDEAFDLWRRIAGLPEERIIRIATSDNFWTMGDNGPCGPCSEIFYDHGDHIPGGPPGSPDEDGDRFVEIWNLVFMQYEQADNQIVADLPKPSIDTGMGLERIAAVLQGVHDNYDTDTFKALIAESGALTGTSTTGDNQASHRIIADHLRTSGFLVADGVLPANEGRGYVLRRIMRRAMRHAHLLGAKEPLMHRLVPALIAEMGAAYPELLRAQASIESTLLQEEKQFRRTLTNGLRLLDEATASLAPGATLPGETAFKLYDTFGFPYDLTEDALRSQGFGIDREGFDAAMAKQKENARAAWKGSGAKASDEVWFDIAEELGGTEFIGYSAEGGQGQVLAIVKNGKRAESASADETVDIVFNQTPFYAESGGQVGDRGTVGNTDMLGVVEDTQKHLGRVFAHTTRIEDGEIRVGDTVGLSIDRDRRNQIRANHSATHLLHEALRQRLGLHVAQKGSLVAPDRLRFDFSQPSAVDPARIGEVEADVNRHIRANGPVSTRLMTPDEAIEEGAMALFGEKYGDEVRVVSMGSEDGKTYSLELCGGTHVAALGDIGLFKIISESATQSGVRRIEALTGEAARQYFTGRDEKLREAAAALKASPDEVPARVAALVEDRRRLERELAEAKKALALGGGAGAAPAGPEQVGGVNFVGQVIADFDAKGLRGAVDEAKQRIGSGVVAIVAVNEGRASIAVGISDDLVATHNAVDLLRRAVSVLGGQGGGGRPDMAQGGGPEGDKADDAVAAIRAALEEAKAAA, via the coding sequence ATGACATCGACCAACGACATCCGCCGCAGCTTCCTCGACTATTTCGAGTCCGCCGGTCACGCCCGCGTCCAATCCGCGCCGCTCGTGCCGCAGAACGATCCGACCCTGATGTTCGTCAATGCGGGAATGGTGCCGTTCAAGAATGTCTTCACCGGCCTCGAAACGCGGCCTTATGTCACTGCGGCGTCGAGCCAGAAATGCGTGCGCGCCGGCGGCAAGCACAACGATCTCGACAATGTCGGCTATACCGCACGGCACCATACATTCTTCGAAATGCTCGGCAATTTCTCGTTCGGTGATTATTTCAAGGACCAGGCGATCACTCATGCCTGGACCTTGCTGACCAAGGTCTGGGGCATTCAGCCCGAGAAGCTGACCGTCACCGTCTATCATACCGACGACGAGGCGTTCGACCTGTGGCGCCGGATCGCCGGCTTGCCCGAAGAGCGCATCATCCGCATCGCGACCTCGGACAATTTCTGGACGATGGGCGACAATGGCCCATGCGGACCGTGTTCGGAAATCTTCTACGATCATGGCGACCATATCCCGGGCGGCCCGCCGGGCAGCCCCGACGAGGATGGCGACCGTTTCGTCGAGATCTGGAACCTGGTGTTCATGCAATATGAGCAGGCCGACAATCAGATCGTCGCCGACCTGCCCAAGCCATCGATCGATACCGGCATGGGTCTGGAGCGCATCGCTGCGGTGTTGCAGGGCGTGCACGACAATTATGATACCGATACGTTCAAGGCGCTGATCGCGGAATCGGGCGCGCTGACCGGGACGTCCACCACTGGCGACAATCAGGCCAGCCATCGCATTATCGCCGATCATTTGCGGACCAGCGGCTTCCTGGTCGCGGACGGCGTGCTCCCCGCCAATGAAGGGCGCGGCTATGTGCTGCGCCGCATCATGCGCCGCGCGATGCGTCATGCGCATCTGCTCGGCGCGAAAGAGCCGTTGATGCACCGGCTGGTGCCCGCGTTGATTGCCGAGATGGGCGCCGCCTATCCCGAATTGCTGCGTGCGCAGGCATCGATCGAATCGACGCTGTTGCAGGAAGAGAAGCAGTTCCGCCGTACGCTGACCAACGGCCTGCGCCTGCTCGATGAAGCGACGGCGAGCCTGGCACCAGGCGCCACGCTGCCCGGTGAAACCGCGTTCAAGCTCTACGACACGTTCGGTTTTCCCTATGACCTGACTGAGGATGCGCTGCGTTCACAGGGGTTCGGGATCGATCGTGAAGGCTTTGATGCCGCAATGGCCAAGCAGAAGGAGAACGCCCGTGCCGCCTGGAAGGGCTCGGGCGCCAAGGCTTCGGACGAAGTCTGGTTCGACATTGCCGAGGAATTGGGCGGAACCGAATTTATCGGCTATTCGGCCGAAGGCGGACAAGGCCAAGTCCTGGCGATCGTCAAGAATGGCAAGCGGGCCGAGAGTGCGTCAGCGGACGAAACTGTCGATATCGTGTTCAACCAGACGCCCTTTTACGCCGAAAGCGGCGGGCAGGTGGGAGATCGGGGGACCGTCGGCAACACAGATATGCTGGGCGTAGTCGAGGACACGCAGAAGCATCTTGGCCGTGTATTTGCTCACACAACCAGGATCGAAGACGGTGAAATCAGGGTCGGCGATACCGTCGGCTTGTCGATCGACCGTGACCGTCGGAATCAGATCCGCGCCAATCACAGCGCGACCCATTTGCTCCACGAGGCGCTGCGCCAGCGGCTTGGCCTGCATGTCGCGCAAAAGGGCAGCTTGGTTGCACCCGATCGCCTGCGCTTCGATTTCTCGCAGCCAAGTGCGGTCGATCCGGCGCGGATCGGTGAGGTCGAAGCCGATGTGAATCGCCACATCCGCGCCAACGGTCCCGTCTCCACGCGCCTGATGACGCCCGATGAAGCGATCGAAGAAGGCGCAATGGCGTTGTTCGGCGAGAAATATGGCGACGAGGTGCGCGTCGTCTCGATGGGCAGCGAGGACGGGAAGACCTATTCGCTCGAACTGTGCGGCGGCACTCATGTCGCGGCGCTGGGCGATATCGGCCTGTTCAAAATCATCAGTGAAAGCGCGACACAGAGCGGCGTGCGCCGCATCGAAGCGCTGACCGGCGAGGCTGCACGGCAATATTTCACCGGCCGTGACGAGAAACTGCGCGAGGCTGCCGCCGCGCTGAAGGCGAGTCCGGACGAGGTCCCGGCGCGTGTCGCAGCCTTGGTCGAAGACCGACGGCGCCTTGAGCGCGAACTGGCGGAAGCGAAGAAGGCATTGGCGCTCGGCGGTGGGGCGGGGGCCGCTCCGGCCGGACCGGAGCAGGTCGGCGGGGTCAATTTCGTCGGTCAGGTGATTGCCGATTTCGATGCCAAGGGCCTGCGTGGCGCGGTCGATGAAGCCAAGCAGCGGATCGGTTCGGGCGTTGTAGCGATCGTCGCAGTCAATGAGGGCCGCGCGTCGATTGCGGTCGGCATCTCCGACGATCTGGTGGCGACGCACAATGCCGTCGACCTTCTTCGCCGCGCGGTATCCGTGCTGGGCGGGCAGGGCGGCGGTGGCCGGCCCGATATGGCGCAAGGTGGCGGGCCGGAGGGCGACAAGGCCGATGACGCCGTCGCGGCGATCCGGGCAGCCCTGGAAGAGGCCAAAGCGGCAGCCTAG
- a CDS encoding diacylglycerol/lipid kinase family protein: MTQRIPVLINREGGAAAGKGAALSDEVHAAFAEAGLEIDLELLDADDMRSAARRLTDAPLVIVGGGDGTLGCVARVLVDHGKNGALGILPLGTRNHLARELGIPLDLPGAVAAIASGIRRRIDVAWAGEQMFLNNASIGLYPEMVRVRDDTQRRHKVAKWLAAISASAKTLRRARHHRLRLKSAGRDREIITPMLFVGNNHYEIEEGHPGKRSGLDDGLLSIFAIGPSHRFALIGFAVRALLRRVHRERDFVAIGDVPELEIGGTSRSVEIALDGEVMELDLPLKLRIDPLALTVIAPPLPVA; encoded by the coding sequence GTGACGCAGCGCATACCGGTTCTCATCAACAGGGAAGGCGGTGCTGCGGCGGGGAAGGGCGCTGCATTGTCCGACGAAGTGCACGCAGCATTTGCCGAAGCCGGCTTGGAGATCGATCTTGAATTGCTGGATGCAGACGATATGCGCAGCGCCGCCCGGCGCCTGACCGATGCACCATTGGTGATCGTAGGGGGCGGAGATGGCACGCTGGGCTGCGTGGCGCGCGTTCTGGTGGACCATGGCAAGAACGGTGCACTCGGCATCCTCCCGCTCGGCACACGAAACCACCTCGCCCGCGAACTGGGTATCCCGCTGGATCTCCCCGGGGCGGTGGCGGCCATCGCTTCGGGGATCAGGCGGCGGATCGATGTCGCCTGGGCGGGAGAGCAGATGTTCCTCAACAATGCGTCGATCGGCCTCTACCCGGAAATGGTGCGAGTCCGCGACGATACCCAGCGTCGGCACAAGGTCGCGAAATGGCTCGCCGCCATTTCCGCCAGTGCCAAGACCCTGCGTCGCGCCCGTCATCATCGGCTGCGTCTGAAGAGCGCCGGTCGTGATCGCGAGATCATCACTCCCATGCTGTTCGTCGGCAACAATCATTACGAGATCGAGGAAGGGCATCCCGGCAAGCGCAGCGGGCTCGATGACGGGCTGTTGTCCATCTTCGCGATCGGTCCGAGCCATCGCTTCGCCCTGATCGGCTTTGCCGTTCGCGCGCTCTTGCGACGAGTCCATCGCGAGCGGGATTTCGTCGCGATCGGCGATGTACCGGAACTGGAGATCGGGGGGACGTCCCGCTCGGTCGAGATCGCTCTCGACGGCGAGGTCATGGAACTGGATCTGCCGCTCAAGCTGCGGATCGATCCGCTGGCGCTGACCGTCATCGCGCCACCGCTGCCGGTGGCTTGA
- a CDS encoding M24 family metallopeptidase, which yields MQRPFLIDRRRMVAGVAALPLLGRAGVAHAADPDLSALSDITSATRAIGGAERAARIVQAQKLMKANGIGAVLIESGSSLIYFTGVRWSRSERLTAVVIPVEGLPCIVTPFFEEPSIRESLGIEADVRVWQEDQDALGVVAGFLRDRKLAGRPIGIEETTRYFAVDGLAHALPGAKIVSANPVVRGCRMIKTATEIALMQAATDVTIAAYRWTYPRIEKGMTPQQIGALMNAATRKLGGSPEFALILLGEAAAYPHGSGKPQLVREGEVVLMDCGCTVQGYQSDVSRTFVFGAASAEQRKVWDQVRAGQATAFAAAKLGTPAGQVDDAVRRYYTANGYGPDYRLPGLSHRTGHGIGMDGHEPVNLVRGEKTPLAPGMCFSNEPGLYLPGKFGIRLEDCFHMTAAGPKWFSVPPTSIDKPFG from the coding sequence ATGCAGCGGCCGTTTTTGATCGATCGACGTCGGATGGTGGCGGGCGTCGCGGCGCTTCCGCTCCTGGGCAGGGCTGGTGTCGCGCACGCCGCGGATCCGGACCTTTCCGCGCTAAGCGATATCACTTCTGCGACCCGGGCGATCGGCGGCGCGGAGCGTGCGGCGCGCATTGTTCAGGCCCAGAAGCTGATGAAGGCCAATGGCATCGGGGCGGTGCTGATCGAATCGGGATCGAGCTTGATCTACTTCACCGGCGTTCGTTGGAGTCGGAGCGAGCGGCTGACCGCCGTGGTAATTCCGGTCGAGGGCCTTCCCTGCATCGTCACTCCCTTTTTCGAGGAACCGTCGATCCGCGAATCGCTCGGTATCGAGGCCGATGTGCGGGTCTGGCAGGAAGATCAGGACGCGCTTGGCGTTGTCGCCGGGTTCCTTCGCGACCGAAAACTGGCCGGGCGCCCGATCGGTATCGAGGAAACGACGCGCTATTTCGCGGTCGATGGTCTTGCCCATGCGCTGCCCGGTGCGAAGATCGTCTCCGCCAACCCCGTCGTTCGCGGATGCCGGATGATCAAGACGGCGACCGAGATCGCGCTGATGCAGGCCGCAACCGATGTGACCATTGCGGCCTATCGCTGGACATATCCACGCATCGAAAAGGGCATGACACCGCAACAGATCGGGGCGCTGATGAATGCAGCGACGCGCAAACTGGGCGGCAGCCCGGAATTCGCCTTGATCCTGCTGGGGGAGGCCGCCGCCTATCCGCATGGCAGCGGCAAGCCGCAGCTGGTGAGGGAGGGCGAGGTCGTGCTGATGGACTGCGGCTGCACCGTACAGGGCTATCAGTCCGACGTATCTCGTACCTTTGTGTTCGGTGCAGCGAGTGCGGAGCAGCGCAAGGTCTGGGATCAGGTTCGCGCGGGACAGGCCACCGCCTTCGCTGCAGCGAAGCTCGGGACACCCGCCGGTCAGGTCGATGATGCCGTACGCCGCTACTACACTGCCAACGGCTATGGCCCGGATTATCGGCTGCCGGGGCTGTCGCATCGCACCGGCCATGGCATCGGCATGGACGGGCATGAGCCGGTCAATCTGGTGCGCGGTGAAAAGACGCCGCTCGCGCCGGGCATGTGCTTCTCGAATGAGCCGGGGCTCTATTTGCCCGGCAAGTTCGGTATTCGGCTGGAAGATTGTTTCCATATGACGGCAGCTGGGCCGAAATGGTTTTCGGTACCGCCGACCTCGATCGACAAGCCATTCGGGTGA
- a CDS encoding dicarboxylate/amino acid:cation symporter, with the protein MAKRLTWFILLGLVLGLVVGWALNAIIDDGTPAAAAELKNIAYYLSIVTTLFLRLIKMIIAPLVFATLVGGIAHMGDTGALGRVGLRSVAWFLCASLLSLTLGLILVHLFQPGVGLNLAIPAATAASGVDQSAFDLAKFVTHVVPASGIAAMADNEILQIVIFALFIGVAITAVGEKAAPLVRGIEGLAAVMLQVTNYVMRFAPFAVFAAVASTLTERGPGVIGDLAYFMGTFYIGLFSLWALLIGIGFLFIGKRTGLLVRYIREPLLLAFSTASSEAAYPRTLEALDRFGVPPKISSFVLPLGYSFNLDGSMIYMTFASLFIAQAYGIELSLGQQVTMLLVLMVTSKGIAGVPRASLVVIAATLPMFKIPEAGLLLVLAVDHFLDMGRSATNVIGNAVAATVVAKWEGDLDPREPAEIEPPHAPSKGLMG; encoded by the coding sequence ATGGCCAAGCGCCTTACATGGTTTATCCTGCTCGGGCTGGTGCTGGGCCTGGTAGTCGGCTGGGCGCTCAATGCCATCATCGATGACGGTACCCCCGCAGCGGCGGCGGAACTCAAGAACATCGCTTATTATCTCTCGATCGTGACGACCCTGTTCCTGCGGCTGATCAAGATGATCATCGCTCCCCTGGTCTTCGCAACATTGGTGGGTGGCATCGCGCATATGGGCGATACCGGTGCGCTCGGCCGGGTCGGGCTGCGCTCGGTCGCCTGGTTCCTGTGCGCAAGCCTCTTGTCGCTGACGCTGGGGCTCATCCTGGTTCATCTGTTCCAGCCGGGTGTCGGGCTGAACCTGGCAATTCCGGCCGCGACCGCCGCGAGCGGTGTGGATCAAAGCGCGTTCGATCTCGCCAAGTTCGTAACCCATGTCGTTCCCGCATCCGGGATCGCGGCGATGGCGGACAATGAGATCCTCCAGATCGTCATTTTCGCGCTGTTCATCGGCGTCGCCATCACGGCGGTCGGCGAAAAGGCCGCGCCGCTGGTACGCGGGATCGAAGGCCTCGCGGCAGTGATGCTTCAGGTCACCAATTACGTCATGCGATTCGCACCCTTTGCGGTGTTCGCGGCGGTCGCCAGCACCCTGACCGAGCGCGGCCCCGGCGTGATCGGCGACCTCGCCTACTTCATGGGCACTTTCTATATCGGGCTGTTCTCATTGTGGGCGCTGCTGATCGGGATCGGTTTCCTGTTCATCGGAAAGCGTACCGGGTTGCTGGTGCGCTACATCCGCGAGCCGTTGCTCCTCGCCTTTTCGACCGCCTCCTCCGAGGCGGCGTACCCGCGTACGCTCGAAGCGCTCGATCGCTTTGGTGTTCCGCCCAAGATCTCAAGCTTCGTCCTGCCGCTCGGCTATTCGTTCAATCTCGATGGGTCGATGATCTACATGACCTTCGCGTCGCTGTTCATCGCGCAGGCTTACGGGATCGAACTGAGCCTGGGGCAGCAGGTGACCATGCTGCTGGTGCTGATGGTCACATCGAAAGGCATTGCCGGCGTCCCTCGCGCCAGCCTGGTGGTGATCGCGGCGACCTTGCCGATGTTCAAGATCCCGGAGGCCGGGTTGCTGCTCGTTCTGGCGGTGGATCACTTCCTCGACATGGGCCGCTCGGCGACCAACGTCATCGGCAACGCTGTCGCCGCGACGGTGGTGGCGAAATGGGAGGGCGATCTCGATCCACGCGAGCCTGCGGAGATCGAACCGCCGCACGCTCCATCCAAGGGATTGATGGGATAG
- a CDS encoding glutathione S-transferase family protein, with the protein MTIIVHHLENSRSQRILWMLEELGLPYEIKRYERNKATMLAPPELKRIHPLGKSPVIEDTDAEGGRVIAETGAIVEYLVEKGDGKLGPLAHRDSVLRYRQFLHYAEGSMMPPLLLKLVLARIPLFGKKAMKRIQPMIDVHLDYVEAELASRPWFAGDEMTAADIMMSFPLEAARSRAGLDASRPATIAWLDKVHTRPAYQAALEKGGPYAYA; encoded by the coding sequence ATGACCATCATCGTCCATCATCTCGAAAACTCGCGCTCGCAGCGTATCCTGTGGATGCTCGAGGAGCTTGGGCTGCCCTATGAGATCAAGCGTTATGAACGAAACAAGGCGACGATGCTCGCCCCGCCCGAGCTCAAGCGCATTCACCCGCTCGGCAAGTCGCCGGTGATCGAGGATACCGACGCAGAGGGGGGACGCGTGATTGCCGAGACCGGTGCGATCGTCGAATATCTGGTCGAAAAAGGCGACGGCAAGCTCGGCCCGCTGGCGCACCGCGATTCGGTGCTGCGCTATCGTCAGTTCCTGCATTATGCCGAGGGTTCGATGATGCCGCCGCTGCTGCTGAAACTGGTCCTCGCGCGCATTCCCTTGTTCGGCAAGAAGGCGATGAAGCGTATCCAGCCGATGATCGACGTGCATCTCGACTATGTCGAGGCAGAGCTTGCCAGCCGACCCTGGTTCGCCGGTGACGAAATGACCGCGGCGGACATCATGATGAGCTTTCCGCTCGAAGCTGCGCGGAGCCGTGCTGGGCTTGATGCGTCACGTCCCGCGACCATCGCCTGGCTCGACAAGGTTCATACCCGCCCGGCTTATCAGGCCGCGCTGGAGAAGGGCGGACCCTATGCTTATGCCTGA
- a CDS encoding response regulator: MSSPQNILIVEDEPLIAMMLEDFLDVLGKKLAGSVDNIADALQLVEAGGIDAAILDVNLRGGEKSFPIADALARNGIPFVFASGGTSESISEAHRDRATLAKPFTMDGVAKALDALG; the protein is encoded by the coding sequence ATGAGCTCACCGCAGAATATCCTCATCGTTGAGGACGAGCCCCTGATTGCCATGATGCTCGAGGATTTTCTCGATGTGCTTGGCAAGAAGCTGGCTGGCAGTGTGGACAATATCGCTGACGCGCTTCAGCTCGTCGAAGCAGGCGGGATCGATGCCGCCATTCTCGACGTGAATTTGCGCGGCGGAGAGAAAAGCTTTCCGATCGCGGACGCGCTTGCCCGGAACGGCATTCCGTTCGTGTTCGCAAGCGGTGGAACCTCCGAGAGCATTTCCGAAGCGCATCGGGATCGCGCGACGCTGGCCAAGCCCTTCACGATGGACGGAGTTGCCAAGGCACTGGATGCATTGGGCTGA
- a CDS encoding M13 family metallopeptidase — protein sequence MSRSRITTLFLSISVFAICAAASAPVTAPDMTAEMPAPTAAKPSIGSFGFDETGMDRGVAPGDDFYGFSNGTWSANTPIPADKANYGAFDLLQDLSRDRTRGILEVEAAKPGSKIGAAYAAYLDQATIEAKGLTPIKPWLDRIKALKSGAGYAALVAEADRNGVGVPFNAGVSQDQKDPEHYALQMRQGGLGLPDRDFYIDANDAKLVAAKAAYQAHIARMFTLAGESDAEARAKAVVDFETGIARISWTRAESRDANKTYNKMTGADLAKAAPGFDFVTYFKGIGIPAATVIVGQPSAITGTAKLISETPVSVLKDQLLIRSLDGFANVLPAAFDKEAFAMFSTVLSGTPEQPARWKRGVDYTSGILTDDVSKLYVARYFPPETKAAADALVKNIIAAMNVRIDKLDWMAPETKVKAHAKLAAFTPRIGYPDKWRDYAALRIVAGDAFGNTLRANQWAHQYNVEKLGKPIYRWEWGLAPMTVNAQANPTLVAITFPAAILQPPFFDPNADAAINYGGIGAVIGHEMSHHFDDQGSKYDLKGQLTDWWTPRDVESFKKLTGNLVAQYETYEPLPGRKVNGTLTLGENTADLAGLSAAFDAYHASLGGKPAAVIDGFTGDQRFYLGWAQVWRRSYREADLIQRLKTDPHAPSQQRAWIVRNLDPWYGAFQPKAGEKLYLTPEQRVRIW from the coding sequence ATGTCCAGATCACGCATCACCACCCTGTTTTTGTCGATCTCCGTTTTCGCAATCTGCGCCGCCGCCAGCGCGCCGGTGACCGCCCCCGATATGACGGCGGAAATGCCCGCGCCGACGGCAGCCAAGCCATCCATCGGCAGCTTCGGCTTTGACGAAACGGGCATGGACCGCGGCGTTGCGCCGGGCGACGATTTCTACGGTTTCTCTAATGGAACCTGGTCGGCAAACACCCCGATCCCCGCGGACAAGGCCAATTATGGTGCGTTTGACCTGCTGCAGGATCTGTCGCGCGATCGCACCAGGGGTATTCTCGAGGTTGAGGCGGCCAAGCCCGGATCGAAGATCGGCGCCGCCTATGCCGCCTATCTCGATCAGGCAACGATCGAAGCAAAGGGACTGACTCCGATCAAACCCTGGCTCGACCGGATCAAGGCGCTGAAATCCGGCGCGGGCTATGCTGCGCTGGTGGCCGAGGCGGATCGCAACGGGGTTGGCGTACCTTTCAATGCCGGGGTCTCGCAGGATCAGAAAGATCCGGAACATTATGCGCTGCAGATGCGCCAGGGCGGGCTGGGCCTGCCGGATCGTGATTTCTACATCGACGCGAATGACGCCAAGCTGGTCGCTGCAAAGGCGGCTTATCAGGCGCATATCGCCAGGATGTTCACGCTGGCGGGTGAATCCGATGCGGAGGCGCGCGCCAAGGCGGTGGTCGATTTCGAAACCGGCATCGCCCGGATCAGCTGGACCCGCGCCGAGAGCCGCGACGCCAACAAGACCTACAACAAGATGACTGGCGCCGATCTTGCCAAAGCTGCGCCCGGCTTCGACTTCGTCACCTATTTCAAGGGGATCGGCATCCCCGCCGCGACGGTGATCGTCGGCCAGCCAAGCGCAATCACCGGTACGGCCAAGCTGATCAGCGAAACGCCGGTGAGCGTCCTGAAGGATCAGCTGCTGATTCGCTCGCTCGATGGTTTTGCGAATGTGCTCCCGGCAGCGTTCGACAAGGAAGCCTTTGCGATGTTCAGCACCGTGCTGTCGGGTACCCCGGAGCAGCCGGCGCGATGGAAGCGGGGCGTCGATTATACCAGCGGCATCCTGACCGACGATGTCAGCAAGCTTTATGTCGCACGCTATTTCCCGCCGGAGACCAAGGCGGCGGCCGATGCGCTGGTCAAGAACATCATCGCGGCGATGAATGTGCGGATCGACAAGCTCGACTGGATGGCACCGGAAACCAAGGTGAAGGCACATGCCAAGCTGGCGGCCTTCACGCCACGCATCGGCTATCCCGACAAATGGCGCGATTATGCCGCGTTGCGCATCGTGGCCGGCGACGCATTCGGCAACACGCTGCGCGCCAATCAATGGGCGCATCAGTATAATGTCGAGAAGCTCGGCAAGCCGATCTATCGCTGGGAATGGGGACTGGCTCCCATGACGGTCAATGCCCAGGCCAACCCGACTTTGGTCGCAATCACGTTTCCGGCGGCGATACTGCAGCCGCCCTTTTTCGACCCCAATGCAGACGCAGCGATCAATTATGGCGGCATCGGTGCAGTCATTGGTCACGAGATGAGTCATCATTTCGACGATCAGGGATCAAAATATGATCTGAAAGGCCAGCTTACCGACTGGTGGACGCCCCGGGACGTCGAAAGCTTCAAGAAACTGACCGGCAATCTTGTCGCGCAATATGAGACTTATGAACCGCTGCCGGGTCGCAAGGTCAATGGCACCCTGACCCTGGGCGAAAACACTGCCGATCTCGCGGGTCTGAGCGCTGCGTTCGATGCTTATCATGCGTCGCTCGGCGGCAAGCCTGCGGCGGTGATCGACGGCTTTACTGGCGACCAGCGTTTCTATCTCGGCTGGGCGCAGGTGTGGCGGCGCAGCTATCGCGAGGCGGATCTGATCCAGCGGCTCAAGACTGACCCGCACGCCCCGTCGCAGCAGCGGGCATGGATCGTCCGCAATCTCGATCCCTGGTACGGCGCATTTCAGCCCAAGGCAGGCGAAAAACTGTATCTGACGCCGGAACAGCGCGTCCGGATCTGGTAA
- a CDS encoding DUF2062 domain-containing protein, with the protein MPTRESMESNRFLKPVAHRVLRPELWRFTRRSVPRGVALGMVTGILAPVAQVPLSAVLALPFRANIPAAALTTFITNPFTTPPLWVAAYWIGRWVLRLDAHVPGSPIADTVAANASWLSWIMSEAAPATIVGLFVITIVFAVVGYVGSALGWRLWIARKWRNRHRSKLVEPAN; encoded by the coding sequence ATGCCGACGCGCGAGAGCATGGAAAGCAACCGCTTTCTCAAGCCCGTCGCGCACCGCGTGCTGCGGCCCGAGCTGTGGCGCTTTACCCGCCGGTCAGTGCCGCGTGGCGTTGCGCTCGGCATGGTGACCGGCATCCTCGCGCCCGTCGCGCAGGTGCCATTGTCGGCGGTCCTCGCGCTGCCGTTCCGCGCCAATATTCCGGCGGCGGCGCTGACCACTTTCATCACCAACCCCTTCACCACGCCACCGCTTTGGGTCGCGGCCTATTGGATCGGACGCTGGGTGTTGCGACTGGATGCGCATGTGCCGGGGAGCCCGATCGCCGATACTGTTGCCGCCAATGCGAGCTGGCTGAGCTGGATCATGTCCGAAGCCGCGCCGGCGACGATCGTCGGACTGTTCGTGATCACGATCGTTTTTGCTGTGGTCGGGTATGTCGGCAGCGCACTGGGCTGGCGCCTGTGGATCGCGCGCAAATGGCGCAATCGCCACCGGTCCAAACTGGTGGAACCTGCAAATTGA
- the smpB gene encoding SsrA-binding protein SmpB, producing MARPKPATFEKTKIVAENRRAKFDYSIETVYEAGIALTGTEVKSLRTGQGSIAESYAEVDDGQVWLINSNVPEFSHGNRFNHEPKRPRKLLLHEREINKMHGAVAREGMTLVPLSIYFNSSGKAKVELALAKGKKAHDKRETIKERDWKREQGRLMRDRG from the coding sequence ATGGCACGTCCCAAACCCGCTACCTTCGAAAAGACCAAGATCGTCGCCGAGAACCGGCGCGCCAAGTTCGATTATTCGATCGAGACGGTCTACGAGGCGGGCATCGCGCTGACCGGCACCGAGGTGAAGAGCCTTCGTACCGGCCAGGGCTCGATTGCGGAAAGCTACGCCGAGGTCGATGATGGCCAGGTCTGGCTGATCAATTCCAACGTGCCGGAATTTTCCCATGGCAATCGTTTCAACCATGAGCCGAAGCGCCCCCGTAAATTGCTCCTTCATGAGCGGGAGATAAACAAGATGCACGGGGCGGTGGCGCGCGAAGGGATGACCCTGGTGCCGCTGTCGATCTATTTCAATTCGTCGGGCAAGGCGAAGGTGGAACTGGCATTGGCGAAGGGCAAGAAGGCGCATGACAAGCGCGAGACGATCAAGGAGCGCGACTGGAAGCGCGAGCAGGGAAGACTGATGCGTGATCGTGGCTGA